In Terriglobales bacterium, one genomic interval encodes:
- a CDS encoding SpoIIE family protein phosphatase, whose product MKFFRSRPPEPELRKPAPAKLPDLPTVRVGALYRGARIGGDFYDFIQVGSSRLLVLLLDIAGKRAEALHIAAAVQDVFHGSADIFYNDTVNEPVAITSVLLDINRGIMEAAGGVRCAPAFLGCYNEVLGTCCYINAGHTPALLKHDGQVDTLEASGLPLGLFSHATHDAQICALPHSAALVMVSRGLVEAKAHKEEFGMERVKQALKEASGHDAQQLCHHLLDSLREFLEAQKKNRLFDRGSQQIAETDPLGDNDTTAIALVRSAVAMAMTIES is encoded by the coding sequence ATGAAGTTTTTCCGCTCCCGCCCTCCCGAACCTGAATTACGCAAACCCGCTCCCGCCAAGCTTCCCGACCTGCCCACGGTACGCGTCGGCGCGCTCTACCGCGGCGCCCGCATCGGTGGCGATTTTTACGATTTCATCCAGGTCGGTTCCTCGCGCCTGCTGGTGCTTCTGCTCGACATCGCCGGCAAGCGGGCGGAGGCGCTGCACATCGCGGCCGCGGTGCAGGACGTATTCCATGGCTCCGCCGACATCTTCTACAACGACACGGTCAACGAACCGGTCGCAATCACCAGCGTCCTGCTGGACATTAATCGCGGCATCATGGAAGCCGCCGGCGGAGTGCGCTGTGCACCCGCCTTCCTGGGCTGCTACAACGAGGTGCTCGGGACCTGCTGCTACATCAATGCCGGCCACACCCCCGCACTGCTCAAGCACGACGGCCAGGTGGATACGCTGGAAGCCAGCGGCCTGCCGCTCGGGCTGTTTTCCCACGCCACCCACGACGCGCAGATTTGCGCGCTTCCGCACAGCGCGGCCCTGGTCATGGTGTCCCGCGGGCTGGTGGAAGCCAAGGCGCACAAGGAAGAGTTCGGCATGGAACGAGTCAAGCAGGCGCTGAAGGAGGCTTCGGGCCACGACGCGCAGCAACTCTGCCATCACTTGCTGGATTCACTGCGCGAGTTCCTGGAGGCGCAGAAGAAGAACCGGCTCTTCGATCGCGGCAGTCAACAGATCGCGGAGACCGACCCTCTGGGGGACAACGACACTACCGCGATAGCACTGGTCCGCTCGGCGGTTGCGATGGCCATGACAATTGAGAGCTGA
- the uppS gene encoding polyprenyl diphosphate synthase, with protein MGTGNGKAKLHVGIIMDGNGRWALGRGLPRVAGHREGAKSVRSIIEAAPDLGIGTLTLYAFSSDNWQRPRPEVDALMRLFLRYLRSETAECVQKEVRISVIGRRDRLPLILQREIETTEQATRNGRRLLVRLAVDYSAREVIFEAARRTAMEAALAVQNGEPPRLPTRHAFTQAMADVMYADAAADVDLLVRTGGEQRISDFMLWEAAYAELVFTQQKWPDFDGDQLALAVEEFHRRERRFGAVPEAALVSSQLSWPSQPPSGPVLSR; from the coding sequence ATGGGAACGGGAAACGGCAAAGCGAAGTTGCACGTGGGCATCATCATGGACGGCAATGGCCGGTGGGCGCTCGGGCGAGGCCTGCCGCGGGTGGCCGGGCATCGCGAAGGCGCCAAGTCGGTGCGGAGCATCATCGAGGCCGCGCCCGACCTCGGCATCGGTACCCTCACCCTTTACGCTTTTTCCAGCGATAACTGGCAGCGGCCGCGTCCGGAGGTCGATGCGCTCATGCGGCTGTTCTTGCGCTACTTGCGATCGGAGACCGCGGAGTGCGTGCAGAAGGAGGTGCGCATCAGCGTGATCGGCCGCCGCGACCGGCTGCCGCTGATTCTGCAAAGGGAGATCGAGACTACGGAACAAGCCACCCGCAACGGCCGCCGCTTGCTGGTCCGCCTGGCGGTGGACTACTCCGCTCGCGAAGTGATTTTCGAAGCCGCTCGCCGCACCGCAATGGAGGCAGCGCTGGCGGTTCAAAATGGCGAGCCGCCGCGTTTGCCCACCCGCCATGCCTTCACGCAGGCGATGGCGGACGTGATGTATGCCGATGCTGCGGCCGATGTGGATTTGCTGGTGCGCACCGGGGGCGAGCAGCGGATCAGTGATTTCATGCTTTGGGAAGCGGCGTACGCCGAACTCGTCTTTACGCAGCAGAAGTGGCCCGATTTCGACGGCGATCAACTAGCCCTGGCGGTGGAGGAGTTTCACCGCCGCGAGCGACGCTTTGGGGCGGTCCCGGAAGCGGCCCTGGTCAGCTCTCAATTGTCATGGCCATCGCAACCGCCGAGCGGACCAGTGCTATCGCGGTAG
- a CDS encoding transcriptional regulator, with amino-acid sequence MAKPDPRRHGERHGQARGAPVPRPRAEQGLPELDPLIHERLRLGIVSALAVNERLTFNELKRVLHATDGNLSVHARKLEEAGYVGCDKYFDGRVPKTEYWLTAAGRRSLQRYLDQMEEIIRTARQG; translated from the coding sequence GTGGCTAAGCCAGATCCAAGACGTCACGGGGAGAGACACGGGCAGGCGCGAGGCGCGCCTGTGCCGCGCCCCCGCGCCGAGCAGGGCCTGCCGGAGTTGGATCCGCTCATCCATGAGCGCCTCCGGCTTGGCATTGTGAGCGCTTTGGCGGTGAATGAGCGGCTGACCTTCAATGAGCTGAAACGCGTCCTGCACGCTACCGACGGCAACCTCAGCGTGCACGCGCGCAAGCTCGAGGAGGCGGGATATGTCGGCTGTGACAAGTACTTCGACGGCCGCGTCCCCAAGACGGAGTACTGGCTGACGGCGGCGGGTCGGCGCTCGCTGCAGCGCTATCTCGACCAGATGGAAGAAATCATCCGCACGGCGAGGCAGGGATAA
- a CDS encoding CdaR family protein, whose protein sequence is MDFLRKYVFHNFGLKLLSLVVAVLLWLAVTRDPVAEIALNVPIEFHNAPEHLEISSETIPQVLVRVRGPVREVRDLSPSEVHAIIDLARVQPGERTYDLAPKRIRVPDGVEVVQAVPSQIRINFDRRESRQVEVKPRVIGTFASGYRIEKVVPVPQSVTIVGPAGHVQAVETAITDPVDASGVVGVATFVTHAYVSDPLVRLADPSPIRVTVTTEKQKK, encoded by the coding sequence ATGGATTTTCTCCGCAAATACGTGTTCCACAACTTCGGGCTGAAGCTGTTGTCGCTCGTGGTCGCGGTGTTGTTGTGGCTCGCGGTCACGCGCGACCCGGTGGCGGAGATCGCGCTCAACGTCCCCATAGAATTTCACAACGCGCCAGAACATCTGGAGATCAGCTCGGAAACCATTCCGCAGGTTCTGGTGAGGGTGCGCGGGCCGGTGCGCGAGGTGCGCGACCTGTCGCCATCGGAAGTGCACGCGATCATCGATCTTGCCCGCGTGCAGCCGGGAGAGCGCACTTACGACCTGGCGCCCAAGCGCATCCGCGTGCCGGATGGCGTGGAGGTGGTCCAGGCGGTGCCCAGCCAGATCCGCATCAATTTCGACCGGCGCGAGAGCCGGCAGGTGGAAGTGAAGCCGCGGGTGATCGGCACCTTCGCCAGCGGCTACCGGATTGAGAAGGTCGTGCCCGTTCCGCAGTCGGTCACCATTGTGGGTCCGGCCGGGCACGTGCAAGCGGTGGAGACCGCGATCACCGACCCCGTCGATGCCTCCGGGGTGGTGGGCGTCGCAACCTTCGTCACGCACGCCTATGTTTCCGATCCCCTGGTGCGTCTCGCGGATCCCAGCCCCATCCGGGTAACGGTTACCACCGAAAAACAGAAGAAGTAG
- the cdaA gene encoding diadenylate cyclase CdaA, giving the protein MTPDWLQIPHLSAVSVLDIVLVAVLIYEFLVLIRGTRAVPILVGVGGLALAFYLAHTFELKTVNWLVGTLLPYAIFALIVVFQAEIRFALAKLGRKLTLSRMSAAVAETYDDIVLAANLFAQNQTGALVVIEREIGLRTYIESGVPMDAQLSYDLLATIFRPSAPLHDGAVIIQKDRIAAAACFLPLSMNPVLSTQLGTRHRAGIGITEETDAIAVIVSEETGAISIAVAGNIERDISVEALRERLSELLRRYVPHTTLPTPVATTLEQAERRLAPPKLERADHD; this is encoded by the coding sequence GTGACGCCGGACTGGCTGCAGATTCCACACCTGTCCGCGGTGTCGGTCCTCGACATCGTGCTCGTGGCCGTGCTCATTTACGAGTTCCTGGTCCTGATCCGCGGCACACGCGCCGTGCCCATCCTGGTCGGAGTCGGTGGGCTGGCCCTCGCGTTTTACCTGGCGCATACCTTTGAACTGAAGACGGTGAATTGGCTGGTGGGCACGCTGCTGCCCTACGCGATTTTTGCGCTGATCGTCGTCTTCCAGGCGGAAATACGGTTCGCCCTGGCCAAGCTTGGGCGCAAACTGACGCTTTCGCGCATGTCGGCGGCGGTGGCCGAGACTTATGACGACATCGTGCTCGCCGCCAACCTCTTCGCGCAGAACCAGACCGGCGCCCTGGTGGTGATCGAGCGGGAAATCGGGCTCCGCACCTACATCGAGAGCGGCGTGCCCATGGACGCGCAGCTGTCCTACGACCTGCTGGCGACGATTTTCCGGCCCAGCGCGCCGCTGCACGATGGCGCCGTGATCATTCAGAAAGATCGCATTGCCGCGGCCGCCTGCTTTCTGCCCCTCTCCATGAACCCGGTCCTGTCGACGCAACTGGGAACGCGGCATCGCGCGGGAATCGGCATTACCGAGGAAACGGACGCGATCGCGGTCATCGTTTCCGAAGAGACCGGAGCCATCAGCATCGCCGTTGCCGGCAATATTGAGCGCGATATCAGCGTGGAGGCGCTGCGCGAACGTTTGAGCGAGCTGCTGCGGCGGTACGTGCCGCACACCACGCTTCCGACCCCGGTGGCCACCACGCTCGAACAGGCCGAGCGGCGTCTGGCGCCCCCCAAGCTGGAACGCGCGGACCACGACTAA